In Bremerella cremea, one DNA window encodes the following:
- a CDS encoding DUF1559 domain-containing protein: MSISSTKRGAFTLVELLVVIAIIGVLISLLLPAVQQAREAARRMQCSNNLKQHGLAVHNFASTYKDQLPMLGEAQEGGHWTAFILPYMEQANMYEALTFGSTNWAAGTAMSNPSITSANAAERQIAACQTKLEAMTCPSSTVTMPIYDASVYSPPWFVAARQPANYLGVVTGIQPNDWKPSAGWGRSGIGSWTDASGNSHPTKGHYELDGVFITRPSKTSRIAQGGMGGACRMADITDGTSNTLMIGEAEPDPQLQTLASVSENANTGRKDHWAIGGDDFDNWEGTDWSEMGGSTGVRINYPRPQGSPNDASDSDPNWAAYEVSFSSRHPGGCNFVSADGSVRFITETINASIYSALGTRSNGEVVTTQ; this comes from the coding sequence ATGTCGATTTCCAGCACGAAACGAGGCGCGTTCACCCTCGTCGAGCTATTGGTCGTGATCGCGATCATTGGTGTCTTGATTTCTTTGCTCTTGCCGGCAGTGCAACAAGCTCGCGAAGCCGCGCGGCGAATGCAATGCAGCAACAACTTGAAGCAACACGGCTTGGCCGTACATAACTTTGCTTCGACCTATAAAGACCAACTGCCGATGCTCGGTGAAGCCCAAGAAGGGGGCCATTGGACGGCTTTCATCCTGCCGTACATGGAACAAGCCAACATGTACGAAGCGCTCACCTTCGGTTCGACCAACTGGGCCGCAGGGACCGCGATGAGCAATCCTTCGATCACCTCGGCCAACGCAGCCGAACGGCAAATTGCTGCTTGTCAAACCAAGCTCGAAGCGATGACCTGTCCTTCGTCCACCGTCACCATGCCGATTTACGATGCTTCTGTCTATTCGCCACCTTGGTTTGTGGCCGCTCGGCAGCCAGCGAACTATCTGGGTGTGGTCACCGGCATTCAGCCGAACGACTGGAAACCGAGTGCAGGCTGGGGTCGATCAGGCATCGGCTCGTGGACCGACGCCAGCGGCAACTCGCACCCGACCAAGGGGCATTATGAACTCGACGGCGTGTTCATCACGCGTCCTTCTAAGACATCCCGCATTGCTCAAGGGGGCATGGGGGGCGCTTGCCGGATGGCCGACATCACCGATGGGACTTCCAATACGCTGATGATTGGCGAAGCCGAACCAGACCCACAGTTGCAAACCCTGGCTTCGGTATCGGAAAACGCCAACACCGGGCGCAAAGACCACTGGGCCATCGGTGGCGACGACTTCGACAACTGGGAAGGAACGGACTGGTCGGAAATGGGTGGCTCGACCGGCGTGCGGATTAACTACCCTCGTCCCCAAGGTTCGCCCAACGATGCCTCCGATAGCGATCCAAACTGGGCAGCGTACGAAGTCAGCTTCAGCAGCCGTCACCCAGGCGGATGCAATTTCGTTTCGGCAGATGGCTCGGTCCGCTTCATTACAGAAACCATCAACGCTTCGATCTACAGCGCCCTTGGGACCCGCAGCAACGGAGAAGTCGTGACGACCCAGTAG
- a CDS encoding alpha/beta hydrolase — MNTLLRSSCLFVLLMVSSLSAAEPISEAIWPEGKVPGLGKGEKEEIVEVIDERIGRKVTKVTKPTVTVYKPDPAKDTGAAVVICPGGGYHILAYDLEGTEVATWLNEIGITGVILHYRVPRAKEGEPHENPLKDAQRAIRLVRAHATDWKIDPDKIGILGFSAGGNLAAVTSNATENTYEEVDAVDQLDPRPNFALLIYPAYLNPEGQPAELTPQTSVDENTPPTFLVHASDDRVSATGSAAYYLGLKQHDVPAELHIFPQGGHGYGLRPTEQRVTQWPKLAGDWLLKEILVEPKKEQ; from the coding sequence ATGAACACCCTGCTACGATCGAGCTGCCTCTTTGTGTTGCTGATGGTATCTTCCTTGTCCGCTGCCGAACCAATCAGCGAGGCGATTTGGCCGGAAGGCAAAGTGCCGGGGCTGGGGAAAGGTGAGAAAGAGGAAATTGTAGAGGTGATCGACGAGCGAATTGGTCGCAAGGTGACCAAGGTAACGAAACCAACCGTGACCGTCTATAAGCCTGACCCGGCCAAAGACACCGGAGCGGCCGTCGTAATTTGTCCTGGCGGGGGCTACCACATCTTGGCGTACGATTTAGAAGGAACCGAAGTCGCGACCTGGCTCAACGAGATTGGTATCACTGGGGTGATTTTGCACTATCGTGTGCCTCGGGCGAAAGAAGGCGAACCGCATGAGAATCCGCTGAAAGATGCCCAACGCGCCATTCGTCTGGTTCGGGCGCATGCGACCGATTGGAAGATCGACCCTGACAAAATTGGCATCCTCGGTTTCTCGGCCGGAGGCAATCTGGCTGCCGTTACGTCGAACGCCACAGAGAACACCTACGAAGAAGTCGATGCGGTTGATCAGCTTGATCCTCGCCCGAACTTCGCCCTGCTGATCTATCCTGCTTACTTGAACCCAGAGGGGCAACCAGCCGAGTTGACACCGCAAACCAGCGTTGACGAAAACACGCCCCCGACCTTCTTGGTTCATGCCAGCGACGACCGCGTCTCTGCGACCGGTAGTGCGGCCTACTACTTAGGTCTCAAGCAACACGATGTTCCGGCGGAACTGCATATCTTCCCGCAAGGTGGCCACGGCTACGGCCTGCGCCCCACCGAGCAGCGTGTTACCCAGTGGCCGAAACTGGCCGGCGATTGGCTGTTGAAAGAGATCTTGGTTGAGCCAAAGAAGGAACAGTGA
- a CDS encoding thermonuclease family protein translates to MNRTIAFVCGLVLALLPLSFTLAQAQPDPPLVDLLREWHDHEDKILAKYRLAYLEEDQVALLPQSGQIVLIPQARLSVADRQWVTDHPLNLLRGKVIYVADGDTIVVLDDKKTEHRIRLDGIDAPESGQAYGNKSRQSLNRLVYGKQVLVTYEKSDSYGRILGQVYLDGQWVNRQMITDGWAWHYRHFSGDKQLAETQAIAAEKKVGLWQDHEPQQPWRFRLDEKRRKEVAAEKDPSEPTTPTKFWLNTSSGVRHNASCKHFGKTKRGKYCNAEEGKPCSICGG, encoded by the coding sequence ATGAATCGAACGATTGCGTTTGTTTGTGGGCTCGTGCTGGCACTGCTGCCACTCTCTTTCACCCTGGCCCAAGCCCAGCCAGATCCACCGCTGGTCGATTTGCTGCGCGAGTGGCACGACCACGAAGATAAAATTCTCGCAAAATATCGCTTGGCGTACCTCGAAGAAGATCAGGTCGCGTTGTTGCCACAATCTGGGCAAATCGTGCTTATTCCGCAGGCACGGCTATCCGTAGCGGATCGGCAATGGGTAACGGACCATCCACTTAACCTATTGCGCGGCAAAGTGATCTATGTTGCCGATGGCGACACGATCGTCGTGTTAGACGACAAGAAGACCGAACATCGTATTCGCCTCGATGGAATCGACGCGCCCGAAAGTGGCCAGGCTTACGGTAACAAAAGTCGCCAATCGCTCAACCGTTTGGTTTATGGCAAACAGGTGCTCGTTACTTACGAGAAGAGCGATAGTTATGGAAGAATTCTGGGCCAGGTTTACCTGGATGGGCAATGGGTCAATCGGCAAATGATCACCGACGGATGGGCTTGGCACTATCGTCATTTCAGCGGCGACAAGCAGTTGGCCGAAACGCAGGCCATAGCGGCGGAGAAAAAAGTCGGGCTGTGGCAAGATCACGAGCCACAACAGCCGTGGCGTTTTCGTTTAGATGAGAAGCGGCGGAAAGAAGTGGCCGCTGAGAAAGATCCATCCGAGCCAACGACCCCCACCAAATTCTGGCTTAACACCTCGAGCGGTGTGCGGCACAACGCGTCTTGCAAACACTTTGGCAAGACGAAGCGGGGGAAGTATTGCAACGCCGAAGAGGGCAAACCATGCAGCATCTGCGGCGGGTGA
- a CDS encoding serine hydrolase domain-containing protein, producing MLASPWTLSRVLTVLLCLAVACPALAQEKRRKPPAIESVNEAVAKHINDNDVAGAVTLVIEDGKVVHLSGLGKANLKADKPMRPGAMFAIASMTKPITATALMTLVEEGKVGLDDPVSKYIPEFAEVKLDGKLLDKPITVRQCLTHTAGLGGSQRVVGSLESTAKEIAQRPLRYEPGTKWEYSPGLNVVGRVIEVASGKPYGEFLQERILDPLKMNATTFHPNEKQKSRIATLYAKDKDSGELTEADSWIGNFETDPYPNPSAGLYSTARDLSKFYNMMLNGGFLGDAKILSRDSVKELTKLQTGDIVTGFTPGNGWGLGYCVVQEPQGVTESLSKGSFGHGGAFGTQSWGDPEKKRAYILLVQRSNFPNSDASELRKDFQNAAAAALNK from the coding sequence ATGCTTGCTTCTCCTTGGACACTTAGCCGTGTTCTGACCGTATTGTTGTGCTTGGCAGTGGCCTGCCCAGCATTGGCGCAGGAAAAACGACGCAAGCCGCCGGCGATCGAAAGCGTAAACGAAGCGGTTGCCAAGCATATCAACGACAACGATGTCGCTGGCGCCGTTACCTTGGTGATCGAAGATGGCAAGGTCGTTCACCTCAGCGGGCTCGGCAAGGCGAACTTGAAAGCAGACAAACCGATGCGACCTGGGGCAATGTTCGCGATTGCTTCAATGACCAAGCCGATCACCGCAACGGCCCTAATGACCTTGGTCGAAGAAGGCAAAGTTGGCCTGGACGATCCCGTCTCGAAGTACATCCCGGAGTTCGCCGAGGTGAAACTCGATGGCAAACTGCTCGATAAGCCAATCACGGTTCGCCAGTGCCTGACGCACACCGCTGGTCTCGGTGGAAGCCAACGGGTGGTTGGTTCGCTTGAAAGCACCGCCAAGGAAATTGCTCAGCGACCACTGCGCTACGAGCCAGGTACCAAGTGGGAATATAGCCCTGGGCTTAATGTGGTTGGCCGCGTGATCGAAGTTGCCTCCGGCAAGCCCTACGGCGAGTTCCTGCAAGAGCGTATCTTGGACCCTTTAAAGATGAACGCGACCACCTTTCACCCCAACGAAAAGCAAAAATCTCGGATTGCAACCTTGTACGCAAAAGACAAGGACTCAGGCGAGTTGACCGAAGCGGATAGCTGGATCGGTAACTTCGAGACCGACCCGTACCCCAACCCCAGTGCCGGTTTGTATTCGACAGCTCGCGACTTGTCGAAATTTTACAACATGATGCTCAACGGCGGTTTCTTAGGCGATGCTAAGATCCTCAGCCGCGATTCGGTGAAAGAACTTACCAAGTTGCAAACAGGTGACATCGTTACCGGTTTCACGCCGGGCAACGGCTGGGGACTAGGTTACTGCGTGGTGCAAGAGCCGCAAGGTGTTACCGAGTCGCTCAGCAAAGGTAGTTTCGGTCATGGGGGAGCATTCGGCACACAAAGCTGGGGCGACCCTGAAAAGAAGCGAGCCTATATCTTGCTCGTGCAACGATCGAACTTCCCCAATAGCGATGCCAGCGAGCTGCGCAAGGATTTCCAAAACGCAGCGGCTGCCGCTTTGAACAAGTAA